In the genome of Neoarius graeffei isolate fNeoGra1 chromosome 27, fNeoGra1.pri, whole genome shotgun sequence, one region contains:
- the tpcn3 gene encoding two pore segment channel 3 isoform X2, whose translation MYMLFLTCLFHGLKFSVATTDFRQLGALKLCVVDLGVYCVLKLCGHSAVRWSRVLRPLLLINITEGRQLRRAFRSIRNALPQILVVFFLFIFSVLMFSLMALKLLGKRNLKTIDGAPYFTNYLEIVFDLYVLVTTANSPDVMMPAYNYSSFFAIFFILYIVINTYTFMSVFLAVVYNNYKKYLKEEVRQLVRAKRQKLCRAFSLLQEVGGAGDEPTVSQTRWNQLVRLVQPDISNAHRELLWSVCDPQSTGHTGKVAFVQLADLLNIQVITLKSRTHPLDRWIPAVYQSTFSKLIHTMVKHRVFVYVYDVIILINAVFIGLDEENPAVSMAEWVFLTLYILEILLKLYTFEPRTFFAKHQFWNWFDTIIIVSALLATIINTALKSSGGYTSRQVLDIVFILRVLRLIRVVDTIPRFRAIINTLIKIGAPMLTFGQLILVVYYIFAMVGMELFKGKVQYFDGDSVKPEHQFCGNVLLNGSAFARNNYCKNNFNDVVSSFILLLELTVVNQWHVLAGGFTAVTHVSARIFFILFHVVVVIIIINIFVAFILEAFFIEYMVEKSELQTALEKKIEELNLCVEQNHVDNNLVDAMETQDNDLGPAEGAKAKPNIMFKISSIRYRTMDGLLQRMFETEMDLSADDIEEEETENRTFSNPAFSSS comes from the exons ATGTACATGCTCTTCCTTACCTGTCTGtttcatggattaaagttttccgtcgctacgacggatttccgtcaactgggagcgctaaag ttgtGTGTGGTGGATCTGGGTGTCTATTGTGTTCTGAAATTGTGTGGACACTCGGCTGTGAGATGGTCCAGGGTGTTGAGGCCCCTCCTGCTCATCAATATCACAGAGGGacgacag ttgcgcAGGGCATTCAGGAGTATCCGTAACGCACTCCCTCAGATCCTGGTGGTGTTTTTCCTCTTCATTTTCAGTGTGTTGATGTTTTCACTCATGGCTCTGAAACTGCTGGGCAAACG gaaTCTTAAAACTATAGATGGTGCTCCGTATTTTACAAATTACCTGGAGATTGTTTTTGATCTGTACGTTTTGGTCACAACAGCCAACAGTCCTGACGTGAT GATGCCAGCGTACAACTACAGTTCATTCTTCGCCATTTTCTTCATCCTGTACATCGTCATTAACACGTATACGTTTATGTCTGTGTTCCTGGCTGTCGTCTACAACAACTACAAAAAATATCTGAAG GAAGAGGTACGGCAGCTAGTGAGGGCCAAAAGGCAGAAATTGTGTCGTGCCTTTTCTCTGCTGCAGGAAGTGGGTGGGGCTGGGGATGAGCCAACTGTCAGTCAAACACGCTGGAACCAATTAGTACGTCTTGTCCAGCCTGACATCAGCAACGCACACCGAGAGCTgctgtggagtgtgtgtgaccCTCAGAGCACCGGACACACGG ggAAGGTGGCGTTTGTGCAGTTAGCTGATTTGTTGAATATTCAGGTGATCACACTGAAGTCTCGCACACACCCACTAGACCGCTGGATACCTGCTGTTTATCAGTCCACCTTCAGCAAACTGATCCACACCATGGtcaagcacag ggtgtttgtgtatgtgtatgATGTGATCATCCTGATTAACGCTGTGTTTATCGGTCTGGATGAGGAGAACCCGGCCGTGTCCATGGCGGAGTGGGTGTTCCTCACGCTCTACATCCTGGAGATCCTGCTCAAGCTCTACACATTCGAACCACGCACCTTTTTCGCCAAACACCAGTTCTGGAATTG GTTTGACACAATCATCATTGTCTCAGCTCTGCTGGCGACCATCATCAACACTGCTTTGaaatcct CTGGAGGTTATACGAGTCGTCAGGTTCTCGACATTGTCTTCATCCTCAGAGTGCTCAGACTCATCCGTGTCGTTGACACCAttcccag GTTCCGTGCAATCATTAATACTCTGATTAAGATCGGTGCCCCTATGCTGACATTTGGACAGCTCATTCTG GTGGTGTATTATATCTTTGCGATGGTGGGGATGGAGCTGTTTAAAGGGAAGGTTCAGTATTTTGATGGTGACTCGGTCAAGCCTGAGCATCAGTTCTGTGGGAACGTCCTGCTGAATGGCTCAGCCTTCGCCCGCAACAACTACTGCAAGAACAACTTCAACGACGTTGTGTCCTCTTTCATCCTGCTGCTGGAGCTCACTGTCGTCAACCAGTGGCACG TTCTGGCTGGCGGCTTCACTGCTGTCACTCATGTTTCGGCGCGGATATTCTTCATCCTCTTTCATGTTGTggtagtcatcatcatcatcaa TATCTTTGTGGCCTTCATCCTGGAAGCGTTCTTTATCGAGTACATGGTGGAGAAGAGCGAACTGCAGACAGCACTGGAGAAGAAGATTGAGGAACTCAATCTGTGTGTGGAACA gaacCATGTGGACAATAACCTGGTAGATGCGATGGAAACCCAGGACAATGATCTCGGTCCTGCTGAAGGAGCCAAAGCCAAACCCAACATCATGTTCAAGATCAGCTCCATAA GGTATAGGACCATGGATGGCCTTCTACAGCGCATGTTTGAAACAGAAATGGACCTCAGCGCAGATGACatcgaagaagaggaaacggagaACAGGACCTTCTCAAATCCAGCTTTCAGCTCCTCATAA
- the tpcn3 gene encoding two pore segment channel 3 isoform X1, giving the protein MAEQEKGETDRAQRDRQNPDTGEHRLNLAAVYVSDAQHNRNIVFDTTPQAVRLYLLYNHWLLRVCVYAFIMMDLALALFEEPALIPLPLWTTSVIELLCLMVFSARLVHYAKVIPRSVFIRDPKNICIIISITLCVVDLGVYCVLKLCGHSAVRWSRVLRPLLLINITEGRQLRRAFRSIRNALPQILVVFFLFIFSVLMFSLMALKLLGKRNLKTIDGAPYFTNYLEIVFDLYVLVTTANSPDVMMPAYNYSSFFAIFFILYIVINTYTFMSVFLAVVYNNYKKYLKEEVRQLVRAKRQKLCRAFSLLQEVGGAGDEPTVSQTRWNQLVRLVQPDISNAHRELLWSVCDPQSTGHTGKVAFVQLADLLNIQVITLKSRTHPLDRWIPAVYQSTFSKLIHTMVKHRVFVYVYDVIILINAVFIGLDEENPAVSMAEWVFLTLYILEILLKLYTFEPRTFFAKHQFWNWFDTIIIVSALLATIINTALKSSGGYTSRQVLDIVFILRVLRLIRVVDTIPRFRAIINTLIKIGAPMLTFGQLILVVYYIFAMVGMELFKGKVQYFDGDSVKPEHQFCGNVLLNGSAFARNNYCKNNFNDVVSSFILLLELTVVNQWHVLAGGFTAVTHVSARIFFILFHVVVVIIIINIFVAFILEAFFIEYMVEKSELQTALEKKIEELNLCVEQNHVDNNLVDAMETQDNDLGPAEGAKAKPNIMFKISSIRYRTMDGLLQRMFETEMDLSADDIEEEETENRTFSNPAFSSS; this is encoded by the exons ATGGCTGAACAAGAGAAAGGAGAGACAGACCGagcgcagagagacagacagaaccccGACACCGGGGAACAC AGGTTAAACCTGGCTGCAGTGTATGTATCGGATGCTCAGCACAACAGGAACATCGTCTTTGACACGACGCCACAGGCAGTGAG gctgtaCCTGTTGTATAATCACTGgctgctgcgtgtgtgtgtgtacgccttCATCATGATGGATTTGGCACTTGCACTGTTCGAGGAACCTGCACTCATCCCTCTGCCCCTGTGG ACCACCTCCGTGATCGAGCTCCTGTGTTTGATGGTGTTTTCTGCCCGATTGGTTCATTATGCTAAAGTCATTCCTCGCAGCGTTTTCATCAGAGATCCCAAAAACATCTGCATCATCATCAGCATCACG ttgtGTGTGGTGGATCTGGGTGTCTATTGTGTTCTGAAATTGTGTGGACACTCGGCTGTGAGATGGTCCAGGGTGTTGAGGCCCCTCCTGCTCATCAATATCACAGAGGGacgacag ttgcgcAGGGCATTCAGGAGTATCCGTAACGCACTCCCTCAGATCCTGGTGGTGTTTTTCCTCTTCATTTTCAGTGTGTTGATGTTTTCACTCATGGCTCTGAAACTGCTGGGCAAACG gaaTCTTAAAACTATAGATGGTGCTCCGTATTTTACAAATTACCTGGAGATTGTTTTTGATCTGTACGTTTTGGTCACAACAGCCAACAGTCCTGACGTGAT GATGCCAGCGTACAACTACAGTTCATTCTTCGCCATTTTCTTCATCCTGTACATCGTCATTAACACGTATACGTTTATGTCTGTGTTCCTGGCTGTCGTCTACAACAACTACAAAAAATATCTGAAG GAAGAGGTACGGCAGCTAGTGAGGGCCAAAAGGCAGAAATTGTGTCGTGCCTTTTCTCTGCTGCAGGAAGTGGGTGGGGCTGGGGATGAGCCAACTGTCAGTCAAACACGCTGGAACCAATTAGTACGTCTTGTCCAGCCTGACATCAGCAACGCACACCGAGAGCTgctgtggagtgtgtgtgaccCTCAGAGCACCGGACACACGG ggAAGGTGGCGTTTGTGCAGTTAGCTGATTTGTTGAATATTCAGGTGATCACACTGAAGTCTCGCACACACCCACTAGACCGCTGGATACCTGCTGTTTATCAGTCCACCTTCAGCAAACTGATCCACACCATGGtcaagcacag ggtgtttgtgtatgtgtatgATGTGATCATCCTGATTAACGCTGTGTTTATCGGTCTGGATGAGGAGAACCCGGCCGTGTCCATGGCGGAGTGGGTGTTCCTCACGCTCTACATCCTGGAGATCCTGCTCAAGCTCTACACATTCGAACCACGCACCTTTTTCGCCAAACACCAGTTCTGGAATTG GTTTGACACAATCATCATTGTCTCAGCTCTGCTGGCGACCATCATCAACACTGCTTTGaaatcct CTGGAGGTTATACGAGTCGTCAGGTTCTCGACATTGTCTTCATCCTCAGAGTGCTCAGACTCATCCGTGTCGTTGACACCAttcccag GTTCCGTGCAATCATTAATACTCTGATTAAGATCGGTGCCCCTATGCTGACATTTGGACAGCTCATTCTG GTGGTGTATTATATCTTTGCGATGGTGGGGATGGAGCTGTTTAAAGGGAAGGTTCAGTATTTTGATGGTGACTCGGTCAAGCCTGAGCATCAGTTCTGTGGGAACGTCCTGCTGAATGGCTCAGCCTTCGCCCGCAACAACTACTGCAAGAACAACTTCAACGACGTTGTGTCCTCTTTCATCCTGCTGCTGGAGCTCACTGTCGTCAACCAGTGGCACG TTCTGGCTGGCGGCTTCACTGCTGTCACTCATGTTTCGGCGCGGATATTCTTCATCCTCTTTCATGTTGTggtagtcatcatcatcatcaa TATCTTTGTGGCCTTCATCCTGGAAGCGTTCTTTATCGAGTACATGGTGGAGAAGAGCGAACTGCAGACAGCACTGGAGAAGAAGATTGAGGAACTCAATCTGTGTGTGGAACA gaacCATGTGGACAATAACCTGGTAGATGCGATGGAAACCCAGGACAATGATCTCGGTCCTGCTGAAGGAGCCAAAGCCAAACCCAACATCATGTTCAAGATCAGCTCCATAA GGTATAGGACCATGGATGGCCTTCTACAGCGCATGTTTGAAACAGAAATGGACCTCAGCGCAGATGACatcgaagaagaggaaacggagaACAGGACCTTCTCAAATCCAGCTTTCAGCTCCTCATAA
- the pgap4 gene encoding transmembrane protein 246 isoform X2 translates to MDTKRALVRPMCRWRGVLLLQRLCWTSHVTQALALCVLTFGVLLPLCCHRCLYSYYFLKSWYLEQKSDEALRRSYEDGQEALAYWRDVVVGGAVQGDVSEQPELLVTVVTARRVDGLQYHYLLQVMRRLDVLLQGCGDTLSAAVLVCDVESSPQDNEDAVLVEKRFRVVRRGKGMDQYTNVFEKEKRDYVFCLRQSMETVKPRNVVVLEDDALPNTDFFSIIRDLLSRRFILRSLYVKLYHPERLQRYWNPEPYRILEWVGLGMFGASTILLFLAAFPRFSPPFSMPLFLFLMAYIMVGTELIGRHYLLELRRVSPQLYAVSPATECCTPAMLFPGNTSFHAAELLDAATCMRGNAKDMVLYRHAGSAHSLEPNAIQHIGAFSSVRANPLHPQLL, encoded by the exons ATGGACACCAAGAG AGCATTGGTCAGACCCATGTGTCGATGGAGAGGCGTGCTGCTGCTGCAGCGTCTGTGCTGGACGAGTCATGTGACCCAGGCTCTGGCTCTGTGCGTGCTGACGTTCGGTGTGCTCCTGCCCCTGTGCTGCCATCGCTGTCTCTACTCCTACTACTTCCTGAAGTCCTGGTACCTGGAGCAGAAGAGTGATGAGGCCCTGAGGCGGAGCTATGAGGACGGACAGGAGGCGCTCGCATACTGGCGGGACGTTGTGGTGGGCGGAGCTGTGCAGGGGGACGTTTCCGAGCAACCAGAGCTGCTGGTGACGGTGGTGACGGCACGCAGGGTCGATGGGCTGCAATATCACTACCTGCTGCAGGTGATGCGGCGGTTGGACGTCCTCCTGCAGGGGTGCGGTGACACCCTTTCTGCAGCTGTGCTGGTGTGCGACGTTGAAAGCAGTCCCCAAGACAACGAGGACGCCGTGCTGGTGGAGAAGCGGTTCCGTGTGGTGAGGCGGGGGAAGGGCATGGACCAGTACACGAATGTGTTTGAGAAGGAAAAGAGAGATTATGTGTTCTGTCTGCGTCAGAGCATGGAGACGGTGAAGCCGAGGAACGTGGTGGTGCTGGAGGATGACGCTCTGCCCAACACCGACTTCTTCTCCATCATCCGTGATTTACTCAGCCGCCGGTTCATTTTACGCTCACTGTACGTTAAATTATATCATCCTGAACGGCTGCAGCGCTACTGGAACCCGGAGCCGTACCGAATCCTGGAGTGGGTGGGGCTCGGCATGTTTGGGGCGTCAACGATTCTTCTTTTCCTGGCCGCCTTCCCTCGATTCTCTCCGCCCTTCTCCATGCCTCTCTTCCTCTTCCTGATGGCCTACATCATGGTGGGGACAGAGCTTATAGGGCGGCACTACCTGTTGGAGCTGAGGCGTGTCTCCCCACAGCTGTATGCTGTGTCTCCAGCCACCGAGTGCTGCACGCCCGCCATGTTGTTCCCGGGGAACACGTCCTTCCATGCCGCTGAGCTGCTGGACGCTGCCACATGCATGAGGGGAAACGCCAAGGACATGGTGCTGTACCGCCATGCAGGCTCCGCCCACAGCCTCGAACCTAATGCTATACAACACATTGGGGCGTTTTCCTCTGTCAGAGCAAATCCACTGCACCCACAACTCCTCTGA
- the pgap4 gene encoding transmembrane protein 246 isoform X1, with amino-acid sequence MDTKSVCVGYRALVRPMCRWRGVLLLQRLCWTSHVTQALALCVLTFGVLLPLCCHRCLYSYYFLKSWYLEQKSDEALRRSYEDGQEALAYWRDVVVGGAVQGDVSEQPELLVTVVTARRVDGLQYHYLLQVMRRLDVLLQGCGDTLSAAVLVCDVESSPQDNEDAVLVEKRFRVVRRGKGMDQYTNVFEKEKRDYVFCLRQSMETVKPRNVVVLEDDALPNTDFFSIIRDLLSRRFILRSLYVKLYHPERLQRYWNPEPYRILEWVGLGMFGASTILLFLAAFPRFSPPFSMPLFLFLMAYIMVGTELIGRHYLLELRRVSPQLYAVSPATECCTPAMLFPGNTSFHAAELLDAATCMRGNAKDMVLYRHAGSAHSLEPNAIQHIGAFSSVRANPLHPQLL; translated from the exons ATGGACACCAAGAG tgtgtgtgttggtTACAGAGCATTGGTCAGACCCATGTGTCGATGGAGAGGCGTGCTGCTGCTGCAGCGTCTGTGCTGGACGAGTCATGTGACCCAGGCTCTGGCTCTGTGCGTGCTGACGTTCGGTGTGCTCCTGCCCCTGTGCTGCCATCGCTGTCTCTACTCCTACTACTTCCTGAAGTCCTGGTACCTGGAGCAGAAGAGTGATGAGGCCCTGAGGCGGAGCTATGAGGACGGACAGGAGGCGCTCGCATACTGGCGGGACGTTGTGGTGGGCGGAGCTGTGCAGGGGGACGTTTCCGAGCAACCAGAGCTGCTGGTGACGGTGGTGACGGCACGCAGGGTCGATGGGCTGCAATATCACTACCTGCTGCAGGTGATGCGGCGGTTGGACGTCCTCCTGCAGGGGTGCGGTGACACCCTTTCTGCAGCTGTGCTGGTGTGCGACGTTGAAAGCAGTCCCCAAGACAACGAGGACGCCGTGCTGGTGGAGAAGCGGTTCCGTGTGGTGAGGCGGGGGAAGGGCATGGACCAGTACACGAATGTGTTTGAGAAGGAAAAGAGAGATTATGTGTTCTGTCTGCGTCAGAGCATGGAGACGGTGAAGCCGAGGAACGTGGTGGTGCTGGAGGATGACGCTCTGCCCAACACCGACTTCTTCTCCATCATCCGTGATTTACTCAGCCGCCGGTTCATTTTACGCTCACTGTACGTTAAATTATATCATCCTGAACGGCTGCAGCGCTACTGGAACCCGGAGCCGTACCGAATCCTGGAGTGGGTGGGGCTCGGCATGTTTGGGGCGTCAACGATTCTTCTTTTCCTGGCCGCCTTCCCTCGATTCTCTCCGCCCTTCTCCATGCCTCTCTTCCTCTTCCTGATGGCCTACATCATGGTGGGGACAGAGCTTATAGGGCGGCACTACCTGTTGGAGCTGAGGCGTGTCTCCCCACAGCTGTATGCTGTGTCTCCAGCCACCGAGTGCTGCACGCCCGCCATGTTGTTCCCGGGGAACACGTCCTTCCATGCCGCTGAGCTGCTGGACGCTGCCACATGCATGAGGGGAAACGCCAAGGACATGGTGCTGTACCGCCATGCAGGCTCCGCCCACAGCCTCGAACCTAATGCTATACAACACATTGGGGCGTTTTCCTCTGTCAGAGCAAATCCACTGCACCCACAACTCCTCTGA
- the pgap4 gene encoding transmembrane protein 246 isoform X3 yields the protein MCRWRGVLLLQRLCWTSHVTQALALCVLTFGVLLPLCCHRCLYSYYFLKSWYLEQKSDEALRRSYEDGQEALAYWRDVVVGGAVQGDVSEQPELLVTVVTARRVDGLQYHYLLQVMRRLDVLLQGCGDTLSAAVLVCDVESSPQDNEDAVLVEKRFRVVRRGKGMDQYTNVFEKEKRDYVFCLRQSMETVKPRNVVVLEDDALPNTDFFSIIRDLLSRRFILRSLYVKLYHPERLQRYWNPEPYRILEWVGLGMFGASTILLFLAAFPRFSPPFSMPLFLFLMAYIMVGTELIGRHYLLELRRVSPQLYAVSPATECCTPAMLFPGNTSFHAAELLDAATCMRGNAKDMVLYRHAGSAHSLEPNAIQHIGAFSSVRANPLHPQLL from the coding sequence ATGTGTCGATGGAGAGGCGTGCTGCTGCTGCAGCGTCTGTGCTGGACGAGTCATGTGACCCAGGCTCTGGCTCTGTGCGTGCTGACGTTCGGTGTGCTCCTGCCCCTGTGCTGCCATCGCTGTCTCTACTCCTACTACTTCCTGAAGTCCTGGTACCTGGAGCAGAAGAGTGATGAGGCCCTGAGGCGGAGCTATGAGGACGGACAGGAGGCGCTCGCATACTGGCGGGACGTTGTGGTGGGCGGAGCTGTGCAGGGGGACGTTTCCGAGCAACCAGAGCTGCTGGTGACGGTGGTGACGGCACGCAGGGTCGATGGGCTGCAATATCACTACCTGCTGCAGGTGATGCGGCGGTTGGACGTCCTCCTGCAGGGGTGCGGTGACACCCTTTCTGCAGCTGTGCTGGTGTGCGACGTTGAAAGCAGTCCCCAAGACAACGAGGACGCCGTGCTGGTGGAGAAGCGGTTCCGTGTGGTGAGGCGGGGGAAGGGCATGGACCAGTACACGAATGTGTTTGAGAAGGAAAAGAGAGATTATGTGTTCTGTCTGCGTCAGAGCATGGAGACGGTGAAGCCGAGGAACGTGGTGGTGCTGGAGGATGACGCTCTGCCCAACACCGACTTCTTCTCCATCATCCGTGATTTACTCAGCCGCCGGTTCATTTTACGCTCACTGTACGTTAAATTATATCATCCTGAACGGCTGCAGCGCTACTGGAACCCGGAGCCGTACCGAATCCTGGAGTGGGTGGGGCTCGGCATGTTTGGGGCGTCAACGATTCTTCTTTTCCTGGCCGCCTTCCCTCGATTCTCTCCGCCCTTCTCCATGCCTCTCTTCCTCTTCCTGATGGCCTACATCATGGTGGGGACAGAGCTTATAGGGCGGCACTACCTGTTGGAGCTGAGGCGTGTCTCCCCACAGCTGTATGCTGTGTCTCCAGCCACCGAGTGCTGCACGCCCGCCATGTTGTTCCCGGGGAACACGTCCTTCCATGCCGCTGAGCTGCTGGACGCTGCCACATGCATGAGGGGAAACGCCAAGGACATGGTGCTGTACCGCCATGCAGGCTCCGCCCACAGCCTCGAACCTAATGCTATACAACACATTGGGGCGTTTTCCTCTGTCAGAGCAAATCCACTGCACCCACAACTCCTCTGA
- the LOC132874842 gene encoding myelin and lymphocyte protein-like, whose translation MASAGVLPSGLSICCSIPDILFLPELVFGGLVWILVACTYIIPHNPQAYVMAVSLFCFCITFIWMVIFLCGAHNNRSSWAAADVLYHILAAMLYLSASVLLAWVTINFGNEYQNNSTARALKDYRLDISAVVFSYIATVLYTIHIIFSGIRWKMF comes from the exons ATGGCGAGTGCTGGGGTGCTGCCGAGTGGACTATCGATTTGCTGCTCCATCCCTGATATTCTCTTCCTACCTGAACTT gtgttTGGAGGCTTGGTGTGGATTTTAGTCGCATGTACCTACATCATTCCCCATAACCCGCAGGCGTACGTCATGGCTGTGTCACTATTCTGTTTCTGCATCACCTTCATCTGGATGGTCATATTCCTGTGTGGAGCTCATAACAACCGATCCTCCTGGGCTGCTGCT gatgtgCTGTATCACATTTTAGCTGCGATGCTGTATCTCAGTGCTTCAGTGTTACTCGCATGGGTCACCATCAACTTTGGAAATGAATACCAAAATAATTCAACAGCGAGAGCACTTAAAGACTACAGACTGGACATCTCTGCTGTG GTGTTCTCCTACATAGCCACAGTGCTGTACACCATACACATCATCTTTTCTGGCATCCGCTGGAAAATGTTTTAA